A segment of the Nasonia vitripennis strain AsymCx chromosome 2, Nvit_psr_1.1, whole genome shotgun sequence genome:
CTATCGCCCCCTCCCCTTCCTTCTTCACTGCCTATTATTATTTCCTTTCTTACTTGATTTCCGTCCCTCTCTCCCAGGACTCAATCGCCAGATGGAAGCAAGGATCGGAGAAGGGACGTGATGGAGCTTCACGGAAAGCAACCATATCGGCTGTCCCGACCACCCAGGTCTCGCTCTCCGGATGGGAGCAATGATCGGAGAAGAAGCTTGATGGGGCTTCAAAAAAAGCGACCGCCTCAACAGTCCAGATCCAGGTCTCGATCGCCGGATTTAAGGGAGAATCGCTTCGAAACAAGCACTTCGAGGAGAAGGAGCATGGAGCTTCAAAAAAAGCAGGAACTACCTCGACAGTCCAGACTCAGATCTCGCTCTCCGTGTGGGAGCGAGGATTACTTTGAAGCCAGTACTCCAAAGAAAAGTAAGGTGATGGAGCAGGAGCAGAACGAATTTCTGAGTCGCAACGATACCTTACTACTGTGAGTAGCCTTTTTAACactgtaaaataataatattctctCCCCTCCCTCACTCTTTCACTATCGCCCCCTCCCCTTCCTTCTTCACTGCCTATTATTATTTCCTTTCTTACTTGATTACCGTACCTTTCACCATCCCTCTCTTCTCTGTACTTTCATGTCTTCCTCACTCCCTGCAACCcttcaatctctctctctctctctctctctctctctctctctctctctcactctctctctcactctctttctctctcactctctctctctctcactctctctctcactctctctcactctctctctcactctctctctctctctctctctctctctctctctctctctctctctctctctctctctcactctctctctctctctctctctctcactctctctctctctctctctctctctctctctctctctctctctctctctctctctctctctctcgcctttaCAAGTTCTCACCCTTTTTGCCCTAATTCCCTTCTCTTCTTCCTTCCTTTCTCCATCCTGTTCTACCTTTTTCCTAGTTTTCTttcctcccccctctctctctcactctctttcttttcccCTTCTTCCCTCTCGCCTTTACAAGCTCTCACCCTTTTTGCCCTGATTCCCTtttttcgccttccttccatctCGCCCTTTCTAGCTCTCACTCTTCTTCGCTCCATTCTTTCCTACCAGCCTCCTTCTTTGCCTTCGGCTtcctatttatttttattaacaaaaaaattgtttttcagaCCACATAATATTAACACAACAACCGTCGTCTCCGAGATTCATAATGTCCAGAATGACGAAAATTCTCTGGAAAATATCGGCAATCGTGGAGGCGATGATATCGAGAGTGTTGCTGAGTTCCAGAATGATGCGCAAGATATGGAGGCTAATTATAATGAAGAAAATGATGCAGTAGCTGAGGCGAGTGATGCAGATGAAGGAAATAAGAATTATAATGATCaagaaaatgaagatgaaAGCGATGACGAAGCAATGCAAATTGAGTGCCTTGTAGACGACCCCGACGTTCGATCATACATACTTTCGCAGACTGCGAtggaacaaaaattattttttaaaaaataatatataaaaaataaagtttatcaattaaaattaatatattcttattatttagtaaatatattattaatttaatataaataaaaatatttagttaATTGCTGCCTGTGGAGATCACGCTGTGACCGCAATGTGACGGCACAGTGCTGTCACGGTATGCTAGCACGCTGTGACCGCAATGTGACGGCACAGTGCTGTCACGGTGTGCTAGCACGCTGTGACCGCGATGTGCCGGCACAGTGCTTTCACGCTGATTGAATTTTTGAGTCCACGCGGCGGCACATTGATTCAGCACTGTGACAGCACATGGACAGCACGCGTGCTTTCCACACGTGCCGTCACTGTGCCGTCCTGGGAGCGGGGCAGGAATTAGTCACAGTGCAGCCACGCATGTCACACGCATGTCATCATTGTGCCATCACTGTGCCGACATGATGTTATCTGGGTAGCTTCatatgacgtcattattttcaacagggtactaattaatttattcaactaTTTACTTATCTTAGAATAAACATATCGATTTGTtttcatgtaattttttttatttcaattatttgtattaaaatataattatttttcttgcaATTTTGATCTCGGATTACAATAGGTTAGGACGACTACGAGTACAACGAGAGGCATAGTCGCATACAGAACACACAACGATGCACATCgccttgtgtgtgtgtgtgtgtgcgtgtgtgcgcgcgtgtgcgtgtgtgtatatacattaCCGCAGAGGAACACGCGCAGCGCAGGCACAACGCAAGCGCAGCGCGTCTGTGTGGAAAGTCCCGTGTGCCTTGTGGTTGTGCTCTATGCTTTTTTAGCTGTCACGGCCTTTAGCGGTCGCAATCGCGttatctatatacatatgctataagcaatatatacatatatagatagGATATGCGCGGACAGAACcagaagcgagcgagagacagGATACGCTGCCGAGCCGAGGTGGGAAAAATCGCGGCGTGGTCCGTCGCTGTCAAGTCGAGTCAGCGCATTATTATACACCGCCCGCCGATTGCAGGACCTCCTTTGGCACACACCGCGGCGACCGGAACATTCTACTCTCAACTTCGGAGTCGTCAACACTGAACTACTTCTCCGACTTCTTGGACGACAGCTTCTTCAGCTAACTCAGGTAAGAGTGTTCTTCTTCCTCGAGCGAGAGATTACGTACAAGACGTACAAGAACGTCCGTCATTGAAAAGTGCCAGCACTTTCCCTTTcaccccgcgcgcgcgcgcgggcgcgagagagatctTTGTTCGCGTTCGTTGACAATGTATGTACTTTATGTACCTAGAtaccgccgagagagagagagagagagagagagagagcatttCGCGAGGATTATACACCACTGGTCGACGGCTTATCTCGTCGAattattgcataaattatGCGTCCCCGCTGCAATTGGGCCGAAGTTACTCAGTTACTTGAGTCATGGTTGCTTGGATGATAAGAGCGGTGATGCATGAGTCAGAGGTGTGAGCATGCTTGTCACACGCGTTATAAGTAATTCGGGCGTGAAAGCTGTTTCGGAAAGGGTCACAACTACGTACTTACTTGACTGTCTGGTTGGcgaatttttaacaaaattccCAGCAAGGCTTGTAAAATTGCTTGGTTACTTACGTGGAAATTTTTCATCCGAGTACAAGGGCGTTAGTTCCATCATTTTGACTGCGGCATCTGTCTACTTCCTTATCACTAAACATAATAACTTATGCGCAACAGATAAGTTTCAATGCTGAATACGTTACCTTTTAGTGTTTGTAAAGAGCGGCAACTTTtcaaacagttaaatcagacTGTTCCACATTTCACATCTCATGTCTTTTCCTTTTCTATGTTTATAGGAGTATTTCAAGTCTTGCGCAACCATTGTCTAACTGCTGACATTGATATTTCAAGCAACATGTCCAACATTGGCAATTTGGAGCAGGATATTGCAAGCTTGCAGCTTGGACACGATGGAAGTCATACAACAACAGTTAAAACTGGCAAAAAAGTTGGGCCTGCGGTTCCACCTAAACCAAAAAAATCACAACCACAGGTCAGTTTGATTTTATGCTTGTTACAATTAACATTGgatttaattgaaatttactAATTGACAAACTTTTTGACAAATGCATTCCTTCAATGGGACAATGAATGGTAAATCTTTGTGAGggcatatacatacatgctATATGTGATTCACTACTGCTGTACAAAGAAAGCTAGATTTgttctttgttttttatattttgtacaaCAGGTTGAATTTGATATAACGATATGTGTAGTTATTATAGGGAATTAGTAGTTTCCCATTCAAAGTAAGAATACCtgattaaaattgttttttcaaataattttttacaccATGACACATCTTCGACCTGTTTGATACATTGTATATAGCACTCAACCATTTTTCTTATTCTTATACAAACTTAGTTTTATGTTAGCTTTAGACTTGCagtttgatacataatttagtTAGTGGAAAAATTCTTtaatcaaataatattttcatgtaggTACCACAAAGTTATACTATAAAGGCTGCATCCATTCCATCATACAGCACAGTATTAAATAATACTGGGTCCAATGAAAAAGCAACAAATTTATACATGAACACTCCAGCTCCGTTTATACCTCATAATGTGGACAAAAGCGACTATCCTCGTTCAACTCCAACAAATGGTGATTCATCAAAATTCTACCAGAAGAACGAAAACTTTTATACGAATCAACCACAAGAAAAGTTCAATCCGTTGTATCGATAtgatgacaaaaatttttattccaaTATTGGTAACATGCCAGCACCGCAAGTGCCACTTACAAATGATAGAGCAAACAGATCAACTACAAGAAATGCAGTTTATAGTAATATAGAGCCTGCAATACCTATACCTATCCCTCAGCCTATTCAAAAAGAGAAGGATATAGTTTACAGTAACATTCAATGGAACACTACTAAACCAGAAAACACATATTGCAATATACCTGCTCAAGGTCATAGTTCAGGtaagttatttaaatttttgataTTATATCAGGTATCACTAGTACCATCACAAAACATTTCCATCACCATTCCAAATCGTCAATTCAAATTTCATTTTGTACACAAATcatttatcttatttttttatcattcatCATTTGtcatttacttttattttattatttttattatgtttttgTTCTGGTTTCAATTTAATCTTATTTTTCCCATTATTTAGATGATTTACCACCACCTCCTGAACCTTCAGAATATATTTCTTGCATAGCAGGAAATTCCTTTCCTCCTCCGCCAGAAGAACTTCCTCCACCCCCAAGTCCTGTATCATCCAGTTACAGTGAATTAAGACGAGCTACTTACCAAACAGATTTTCCAACCGACTCATATCCAAACGACATTTATGGTCCGAGTTCTCAATCCAGTTCTACGTACGAATCTATTTATGAGCCTATAAATCCAAGACCACCATCACAGCTGTCTTGCAATTATTCAATGTATTCTGGATATGGTTCTGCTTCTCAGCCTCAAGGAAAAACAAATTCTATAAAAGAGgtaagataaaaaatattttttcatgcaaaaaatttattgaattgaaATGCGGTAGAACTTGTTTCTCACAGTGACATCCTTTTTTCTTAGGTTGATGCACTAACAGATCTTCTAGTTCAAGGAATGGAAGATAATTCAGAAGACAGTGATATTTATGGTATTTGTGCAAAGTGTGGTAAAAAGGTCGAAGGTGAAGGAACTGGCTGTTCTGCAATGGACCAAGTATTCCACATTAGTTGCTTCTGCTGCTTTGTTTGCAATGTTAGACTTCAAGGAAAACCATTTTACTCTTCTGAGGGAAAACCATACTGCGAAGAAGATTTTTTGAATACCTTAGAAAAATGTTGCGTTTGCACTCTGCcaattttagacagaattttaCGTGCTACTGGAAAACCATACCATCCATCCTGCTTTACATGCGTCGTTTGTGGACAAAGCTTAGATGGTATACCATTTACTGTTGATGCAACAAATCAAGTACACTGCATTCAATGTTTCCACAAGTAAATATACTTTAAGCAGCCAAAGATTTAATCCATCACAATGATCCAAATTATACATTAAcacgcaatttattttttaggaAATTTGCTCCACGATGCTGTGTATGCAAATTACCAATCATGCCAGAACCAGGAGAAGATGAGACTGTTCGCGTCGTAGCACTAGATAGAAGTTTTCATACTCAGTGTTATAAATGCGAAGATTGCGGACTTGTATTATCCTCCGATACAGAGGACGCCTGCTATCCCCTTGATGATCATGTCTTATGCAAAAGTTGCAACGCTTCCAGAGTGCAAGCTTTAACTTCGCACATGACGACTGAATTATAAGTAAAACAATCACTAATATCAAGCTGCcgagattttttttgtatatgaataatgctcaacatttttatcaaaaaaaattggtcaatttttaaataaaatacaagcaaataaatgaaatagACTGATTTGGAAGCAATTCAAGAATTTTGATATAGACTTTGATACAACgatcaataaaaaaacttattcAGATTATCCTATGAAGTATAAACTAGCATTATAATAACAGcattaatgaaataataatattaagaaAAATTGCTGCTGTTAAAGAATTAAATTactgttttataatttacacCAACTTTTGTGTACATTGGAACTGTAAATAAGAAGATTATGCGATATGCCTTTGTAACATGTACGTATTGTTGAATGATTTATAAGAATGTTTTAAAATGAACTATTTGCGAAGAACTATATTACGTTTCACGCGCATTTATACTTTAATACttatttatacttatataaacTGACCACGCGagttttttgcatttatagttttttataCCTTCTTTGTAATGTTTGGATATATTTGATCGTGATATTATAGGTTGCAGACCGCGGATGCGAAGTCAAAGCGCAGCTGAGCAGAATGGTTTAGTATTCTTGAAAATAAGTTACTTTTAGTAAAATTGTGATGTTCTTAAATATaatgaatagtaataataataattaatctaTATAGTAATAACTATGTAACTTCTAGAAATAAAGCGTTACATGcttagcaaaaaaaaaaaaaatagaaataattgAATCCTCAAGTGTTTGATTTCCTTAGGTTGAAGGatagaaataatacaacaTTTTCTTGTgtcatttatatattttatatttcagttgagatttattattttttcccaGAGTTTTCCATAGATTTACAGTTATATCCATTAGCTGTTGATTCTGACTTGTCATTTTTCATCCTACattatgttgttttttttatttagttatttatttatattttatttattatgcatTGCGATTAATTTACgtcttaaattttatatatatatatatatatgcatctctcaatacaatatatatttcgtatcatatatattttattattgatagaTCATTTAGACCTTAGAATTATGCGGTTTGTATTATAAATCTACGTAACGTATTTTTGTAGAATCTGAATTGTACATTCATACATGCGCAAATATTTATCGGAGTTTCGTGCATGAGCGATGCAGATTTCAATGCATTTTATTCACTTccaaaattttagaaaattaaatttcttaatattcaatcttttctcaaaatttgaaaCTATATCCCCAATTATAAATTTGTCTTAATCTTCTATAATTTCATGGTTAATCTGTGAAAGATTCTGCTTTCacaaatttgttttaattttcttttaatacattaaatttaataaatgtactttcaaaaaaatattgtatctTTAGAACAATCGTTAAAGCTGATGACATCGAGAGTGTTCTGTAAAAtccacattttttaaatatttttgtaagtttataaaaatcctttATATTGTAttactttatttattaatttaattagtcTTTCGATATGTAAAGGATCATTTGTAGAAAGTAACAATTTCGGTAAATTGCATCAAAGAGATGACTTAGAAAAACATGGTTAACTGTTAGTCAAATAATCTAATACATCtcataaaaaagaatatttcgcAAAAGCGTGGATAACAGGTACGGATTTTGTTAATGAGAAACTGTTTAAAAACAACTCAAACGTGAGATGTTTCCagtatttttgtattataatatcAGATGTTTTTAACAAGTGTTCATAAAAAAACAAGttcttatttaaaatttgGTTAAATGCTGcaagatttaaaaattcaacaaGTTGCTGATCATTTATTTAGTAAACGTAGATTCCTAAAAACgttaaattaatttcttttcatcatcattattattcaaatttcaatactttaaaaaaagatcagcTATTAACCTCTACCAATAAGTAATCTTTGGTTTGTatctttaatataaaagtttgCACAAATACAAGGAAATCTCaatctaattttaaaaaaacgtatCATTACAAAGAATTTTGGCAATTATAGGAATTAGGACATGGCTATAAGCAAAACAAGTTTTGCATTAATATGGAATTACCTTATCCGTATTATTTTCTTAGATCAGAAAGAAGTAGACCATCGTTCGTGCACTTACTCCTTTTCTTTATATACTCGCATTAAAATCATTGCTTAGTAGCATTGCAGAACGtaaatttacataaatttttattcgatATTTACTATGTTCTAGTATATGCAATctatgtttttattttcatctgTGTCATTTTTAGGCAGATTACATGTTTGATTGATACAATctcaaaaatgtattatttctttttacgCATCGGTTTTTAtgtcataaatatatttttggtttcatgataaatataataataatcaattatatTAGCAATAATATATAACGTATACTTGGGATAAAGTGGACAATGCAGGTGTTTCGTAGTCAATAAGTCTTGTGTACTACTCCAAAGACTTTTAGTGCCTTCAGTAACATgtgctctctttttttctcagcTTTTAAATTCAAGTGAGCGTTTTGTGTCACATACAGTATATACATTGTGCTTTAGCATTATTTTCGGGAAAgggaaaatataaaaagaatcagCTACatgtacagaaaaaaaataaagacgtCAAAGTTTTAAGACAATAACAGCAACAATAGTCTCTATTTCATAGTGTCTGTAAtttcttattaaaatttgtgtTAGACATATGTCCACTTTATCCATTCCTCCCAGTGTCAGTTCCATATATCTCTGATCTTTTTTGTCTCAGTTTGAATTAAACATACTTAGCGTTTCATAAGTGAAAACTCGCTTTTTCTAATGTGTATAACACATGTAGACCTATTTTTATGCTtcgctatatatgtatatctaattttttttatagatagtTTTACCAAGTACTTTATAATATATCATCTGTTATACCATATCCGTTTTTCTGTTCCATGTTAAATTTTGTGTATGAAATTGCATAAATGTAACAATTAACAAACGTCATCATCTTTGAAGAAGTGACTGCAAGTGAATACACTAAATTTAACATAGAAATTCGCGTctgtttgtttttaaatagatatatttatatatgtttttttatagGTTCACTTTTCACTGATATACACGCATATCAAGATTTACCATACAagtaatatttttgttcactTGCACACAATATAGTCACAGCCACCTCTCCAAGTTCGAGTAGATGCTCACGTATTTCAGAGTTTCTCCAAATTCCTTACACGCAGATCCATTCATTCTCTAAATCCCAATGGCATATATTACTAATTAAATATTGCTGAGAATATTGACTGAGTTAACTCAAATGGCCAAAGCGCGCCCATTTTTAATATAGTATTCTCAAGATTTGCTGTCGTGTGGTGATcacaaaaattgaataatagaTTATCATCATCAAGTATATACCATGCAATACATTTCACAGCATTTACatgcaataaaatataaagacTTGGTAACATTAGTACAGGGATTCGATTCGTAAGTTGCTTGATATCAGTGAAAACTCAGTCAATGCGAAttacatgtatataaatagatGCCGAAATGAGCAGCGGCTCGATGTGCGACAATACTTGACTCTCACATCGGCGTCACcgagtataatataatttggcTGCTTACATGGATTCcattatatttgtattatgtatatatttttttctttgttctcGCTCGTTATAATTCTCGTATTTGTCGTCACTACCAACATAACAACATATACTTTCACACTTCCAAATTCGCTGAATGATACTGAGCCAGCTGACGGACTcgtaaatcaataaataaatagaggAACAACATTCTTCAaacgtttttcattttttattataacaacATTAGAGGCTCTTGGAACGTAACGCAACAAACGTTCAACAATACAACCACGAAAACAAATAGAAGGCACTcttcttttcaataaattagCATCATTTATAACAACTCACAAAATCTCTAATTCTTTTCTAGGCCATGTCAAATTTTTCGCCATCATTATTTTCGTCTTCTAGACACGTTtaacgttttatttttgtctacAACTATGGTAAACTTGCCATAATTCTTATACACGTTCGTTTGTCTTTTATTACTTTTCTGTTAATCTTTAACTTTGCCTCTTGGTTTTCCAActttttcgttttttcatCTTTAAATAGACAATACAAGCTACAATACTCGAGACTGAGCTAACAAATTTCTCATTTGTCGataaatgaaatttatattcataacAATTAGGtagaatattatttaaacgtttacaatattataataatttaattattgttatttgcTTGGAAGCTCACAGCCAACACATTTTAATTCaccttttttaatatttaatcttTATTCGTTTTTGGGCACGGGGCTTCCTTTTTTCACTGCCTCTGTATCTCGATTTCCACTAAAAACtatgcagtagttgagcaaatTATTACATAAACGAAACGTAGAAGCagtaatcgattaaaatcatAGAATAAATAATCGAACAAACCAATAAATAATGACAGTTGACATCGTGCGTATCGTTCGgcattaagaaaaaaaaatgaaaataaatcgtCAATGGCTGATCATTACATAGCTCATATCTTtcctttaaataaaaaaaaataaattataataaaatgaaaaaacgatCAGTACGATACCACTTTCACGCAGAAAAAAGAAGGACGTGGCAGTGCATTGAGCAactgtatttttttcatcatttatGAATTACCAACCCTCTGCTTCTTTCAAAAAGACCCCGATTTTCTCTTTTGAACACATGACAGATCGCTCATATATTTGTACGATAACATTATTTTGTTTCTGCCTCTACCGTTCTCTGATCCATCTACCTACTCTAGCCTTGCTCGCGAGATTCATGCTTTTTTTGTCGAGCCTATATTGTTTCGATTATTTCTTTATCATCACACGCATGTATGCGACGACACTaagtttgtatttttttaaatatttttaccaatatGCTTAGCAATaatatatcttttttttttcgttaaatctttaataatatttaactgTCTTGCTCTTTTATTCCCGCTTAAGTTGGATTTTAGTTGATCTTTTGAAATGTATAATAGATATAATAAGTATATATGTAGCTTTGCAATACATACGTGAGagtaaatatatgtatatatactatgTTTTGTATACATCGTGACTCATATCTAATAATATAACttctgtgtatgtatatatatatatatatatttatttatatgtatatatagataccTCTCTCAccttataatattattttttcgttaaatCATCTTACTATAAATATTCAACAATTCACcgagattattatttttgtttgagtcGTCAATCAAACCCTtcggtttgaatttttcgtCTCCAGCACGTTTAAACGTTTTCATAatgcgtgtacgtgtgtgcatATATCGAGTGTCTTAAGTTTATGTGTATATACGTTTGTCCAGGCCATGCGGCGTATAAACCGCGTCATAACATTATCTTAAAATTGAAACATTCGCAGCGGGACTCCTAGTTAAATATCATGAGATCACATCATACACATCTATAAATATTGGCGCGCAAATATACTCTCGCTATGCAAGAATCGATGGATATAacaagaacaacggtgtgagTGTGTAATTTTGCCGACAAGGATTATCATCGTCGACTATCATCGTCATAGTAATCGTAATCGTCGTCAAGGACAGTCGACGCAAGAAAGAGAAGCATGTACGTACTATACAAGCTTGCGCGCGCCGGCATTTACTACTCAGAGTCTGAGAGCCTGCATCTGATGGCACGATTCGTTGAGCTGCTGCTCGGTGGCACCAGGGGTTTGCGACTGCTGCGGTGTACCAGGCGGCGTCAGAGGCATCCTAACGACGGGCGGCGCGTCTCCAGCACCGCCAAGATCCACCTCGTCCGCGACCGACAGCTTGCCACCCGTTTGCACGATGCCGTTCATCTTGTACTTGCCAGCACCTGTCTGGCGCAGCGGACCCTGAGACTTGCCGCCTCGGCTAGACATGGACGTAGAGGTTGGATATCTACTGCTACGCTGCTGCTGGCCGAAGGACGAGCTATTGTTGCGCTGATTTCCACTGCTCGATACGAAGTACTGGACCTGGTTGGGATTGGGAGACGGTGAGAGATTTGGATGAGGCCGTGTCATGGGAGAGTTGGAGGCTGGGGGCGGCGGGGGGCTGTTATCGTTACTTCTGCCAGGGGGAGTTTTGCTTGGCGTCGCGGACGTCTCGGTTTCTGTGCTAGAACTCGTCGTTGTGGTCGCAGTCGCGTCATCGCCGGGCTTGGCGCACTCACTCTTAGAAATCGTTTCTACTGGGGTAGCGCTACTAGGTGTCGCGGTCGCGCTCATCGTCAGGTTCGACCCTCGGTAGTTACTGACCGCATTTTTTCGATTGCCTTGCCTAATTCCCGGGTGGTAGTTGTCGGTATGGTCAGAGCTATAGTTTCTGCGGCTATTTTCGTAGCTAAGAGTGTAGCTACCTTTGGGAAGACTACCGGGATGGGGCATCGCGTATGGGGAGAACTGTGTCTGAGGACCGTAGACGAAGGGTTGGTGACCGGTCCGGGGACCCGGGCCCCCGTACTGGCAGGATTTTTGCGAGAAATAGTAGGTCGCTTGGGAGCCCCGCTTGCCGTACTGCGTTTGCTGGCCCTGATGGTGCGACAGCCTCGAAGGTGGTGTCGTTACCCGGGGATATTTGTGGTGTCCACCATGACTGGGCTGGAGCGGAGGCCCATTGTACTGCTTGATGTAAGCCGATTGCGGATGATGCAAAAGAGGCGAGGCACCGTGAGGCGGACCTTTCGCGTACGGGCTGCCGAGGAGACCTGATTTCGAATGGTATTTTCCACTCAAATCATACGGTTGCTGGGGTGGAGTGGGAAGTAGACTAGCGCCTGGCTGATTCGCGGTAGTTCCCGGGTACTGAGCCGCGTGTGGAACGAACAGGGTAGTAGGATAGATGGACATGGTGCGGTAGTGCACAGGGGTGGAGTTGCCTGCGTTCGCG
Coding sequences within it:
- the LOC100114327 gene encoding lipoma-preferred partner homolog isoform X6, which encodes MSNIGNLEQDIASLQLGHDGSHTTTVKTGKKVGPAVPPKPKKSQPQAASIPSYSTVLNNTGSNEKATNLYMNTPAPFIPHNVDKSDYPRSTPTNGDSSKFYQKNENFYTNQPQEKFNPLYRYDDKNFYSNIGNMPAPQVPLTNDRANRSTTRNAVYSNIEPAIPIPIPQPIQKEKDIVYSNIQWNTTKPENTYCNIPAQGHSSDDLPPPPEPSEYISCIAGNSFPPPPEELPPPPSPVSSSYSELRRATYQTDFPTDSYPNDIYGPSSQSSSTYESIYEPINPRPPSQLSCNYSMYSGYGSASQPQGKTNSIKEVDALTDLLVQGMEDNSEDSDIYGICAKCGKKVEGEGTGCSAMDQVFHISCFCCFVCNVRLQGKPFYSSEGKPYCEEDFLNTLEKCCVCTLPILDRILRATGKPYHPSCFTCVVCGQSLDGIPFTVDATNQVHCIQCFHKKFAPRCCVCKLPIMPEPGEDETVRVVALDRSFHTQCYKCEDCGLVLSSDTEDACYPLDDHVLCKSCNASRVQALTSHMTTEL
- the LOC100114327 gene encoding lipoma-preferred partner homolog isoform X7, whose product is MSNIGNLEQDIASLQLGHDGSHTTTVKTGKKVGPAVPPKPKKSQPQVPQSYTIKAASIPSYSTVLNNTGSNEKATNLYMNTPAPFIPHNVDKSDYPRSTPTNGDSSKFYQKNENFYTNQPQEKFNPLYRYDDKNFYSNIGNMPAPQVPLTNDRANRSTTRNAVYSNIEPAIPIPIPQPIQKEKDIVYSNIQWNTTKPENTYCNIPAQGHSSDFPTDSYPNDIYGPSSQSSSTYESIYEPINPRPPSQLSCNYSMYSGYGSASQPQGKTNSIKEVDALTDLLVQGMEDNSEDSDIYGICAKCGKKVEGEGTGCSAMDQVFHISCFCCFVCNVRLQGKPFYSSEGKPYCEEDFLNTLEKCCVCTLPILDRILRATGKPYHPSCFTCVVCGQSLDGIPFTVDATNQVHCIQCFHKKFAPRCCVCKLPIMPEPGEDETVRVVALDRSFHTQCYKCEDCGLVLSSDTEDACYPLDDHVLCKSCNASRVQALTSHMTTEL
- the LOC100114327 gene encoding lipoma-preferred partner homolog isoform X5, which produces MSNIGNLEQDIASLQLGHDGSHTTTVKTGKKVGPAVPPKPKKSQPQVPQSYTIKAASIPSYSTVLNNTGSNEKATNLYMNTPAPFIPHNVDKSDYPRSTPTNGDSSKFYQKNENFYTNQPQEKFNPLYRYDDKNFYSNIGNMPAPQVPLTNDRANRSTTRNAVYSNIEPAIPIPIPQPIQKEKDIVYSNIQWNTTKPENTYCNIPAQGHSSDDLPPPPEPSEYISCIAGNSFPPPPEELPPPPSPVSSSYSELRRATYQTDFPTDSYPNDIYGPSSQSSSTYESIYEPINPRPPSQLSCNYSMYSGYGSASQPQGKTNSIKEVDALTDLLVQGMEDNSEDSDIYGICAKCGKKVEGEGTGCSAMDQVFHISCFCCFVCNVRLQGKPFYSSEGKPYCEEDFLNTLEKCCVCTLPILDRILRATGKPYHPSCFTCVVCGQSLDGIPFTVDATNQVHCIQCFHKKFAPRCCVCKLPIMPEPGEDETVRVVALDRSFHTQCYKCEDCGLVLSSDTEDACYPLDDHVLCKSCNASRVQALTSHMTTEL